A window from Spiroplasma endosymbiont of Aspidapion aeneum encodes these proteins:
- the rpsI gene encoding 30S ribosomal protein S9, with translation MLDSDKVSYRGTGRRKSSVAQVVLKPGKGVITVNSKPALDFFPYKTLVQDLEQPLIATGTRQDFDVIVKVKGGGFSGQSGATRLGIAKALLVASEDYKSELRSNGLLTRDARIKERKKYGLYGARRAPQFSKR, from the coding sequence ATGTTAGATTCAGATAAAGTAAGTTATAGAGGAACTGGAAGACGAAAATCTTCAGTTGCTCAAGTTGTATTAAAACCCGGAAAAGGTGTAATAACAGTTAATTCTAAACCTGCTTTAGATTTTTTTCCATATAAAACTCTTGTTCAAGACCTTGAACAACCATTAATAGCGACTGGAACAAGACAAGACTTCGATGTTATTGTTAAAGTTAAGGGTGGTGGTTTTTCTGGACAGTCTGGAGCAACAAGACTTGGTATTGCAAAGGCACTTTTGGTTGCTAGTGAGGATTATAAATCTGAACTTAGATCCAACGGATTACTAACTAGAGATGCGAGAATAAAAGAACGTAAAAAATATGGTCTATATGGAGCAAGACGTGCACCACAATTTTCAAAACGTTAA
- the rplM gene encoding 50S ribosomal protein L13 encodes MNQTTLIKTADINKKWYLIDAKDLVLGRLSSEIAIILRGKTKSDFTPHINNGDRVIVINADKIYLSGKKEIDKTYYHHSGYPGGLKKRKVNTQRELFPERIIERAVRLMLPKTKVGANQFRSLYVYKGSDHPHQAQNPIIWEPKYVKGVNK; translated from the coding sequence ATGAATCAAACAACACTTATAAAAACGGCGGATATAAATAAAAAGTGGTATTTAATTGATGCAAAAGATCTTGTTTTAGGTCGTTTAAGTTCTGAAATTGCAATAATTTTAAGAGGAAAAACTAAATCCGATTTTACTCCACATATAAATAATGGAGACCGTGTTATTGTAATCAATGCTGATAAAATTTATTTATCTGGTAAAAAAGAAATTGATAAAACATATTATCATCATTCTGGTTATCCAGGTGGATTAAAAAAGAGAAAAGTTAACACTCAAAGAGAATTATTCCCTGAAAGAATAATTGAAAGAGCTGTAAGACTAATGTTGCCAAAAACAAAGGTGGGAGCAAATCAATTTAGATCTTTATATGTATATAAAGGGTCTGATCATCCACACCAAGCACAAAATCCAATTATATGGGAACCAAAATATGTAAAGGGAGTTAACAAATAA
- a CDS encoding bifunctional oligoribonuclease/PAP phosphatase NrnA, with protein sequence MDNKRKIIIKKIIDEIKKEQNIIILRHILPDGDAYGFQFGLKRLINLNWPEKNVKIIGKPNPKLSYIGNKFDNITDEEFKNSLVIVGDAANTARIDDSRWNIGKKVIKIDHHPDREPYGDISLVCDDYCAVSEILGDIIMDNNLNIDSEIARILYHGIVTDSLRFLVRYPKARTFKIAAFLLEQGFNLQELYKNTYTKSKSELKLISYVYDNYETTKHGVTYLRLDKNMLEKLNVDADFAAYNNVSLLSDIEGTKIWAFFCEYADKQAIRVELRSMDIVINKVAYAHGGGGHNTSAGAMVKTWEEVQVIINELDLIAKSAS encoded by the coding sequence ATGGATAATAAAAGAAAAATTATTATTAAAAAAATAATAGATGAGATCAAAAAGGAACAAAATATAATCATTTTAAGACACATTTTGCCTGACGGAGATGCTTATGGGTTTCAATTTGGACTTAAAAGATTAATAAATTTGAATTGGCCAGAAAAAAATGTTAAAATAATTGGTAAACCAAATCCTAAATTAAGTTATATTGGAAATAAATTTGATAATATAACTGATGAAGAATTTAAAAACAGTTTGGTAATTGTGGGAGATGCCGCTAACACAGCAAGAATTGATGATTCAAGGTGAAATATTGGAAAGAAAGTAATTAAAATAGACCATCATCCAGATAGAGAGCCTTACGGTGATATAAGTCTTGTTTGTGATGATTATTGTGCAGTTTCAGAAATATTGGGAGATATTATTATGGATAATAATTTAAATATTGATAGTGAAATTGCGAGAATTTTATATCATGGTATTGTTACAGACTCACTGCGTTTTTTAGTACGATATCCAAAAGCAAGAACATTTAAAATTGCAGCTTTTTTGTTAGAACAAGGATTTAATTTGCAAGAATTATATAAAAATACATATACAAAATCTAAGTCTGAATTGAAACTAATTTCATATGTTTATGACAATTATGAAACCACAAAACACGGTGTAACATATTTAAGATTAGATAAAAATATGCTAGAAAAATTAAATGTTGACGCTGACTTTGCAGCATATAATAATGTATCCTTACTTTCAGATATCGAGGGTACAAAAATTTGGGCCTTTTTTTGTGAATATGCAGATAAACAAGCAATAAGAGTAGAATTAAGATCAATGGATATTGTAATAAATAAGGTGGCATATGCACATGGAGGAGGAGGCCACAATACATCAGCAGGTGCAATGGTTAAAACATGAGAAGAGGTTCAAGTAATAATTAATGAATTAGATCTCATTGCTAAGAGTGCCTCTTAA